In Kordiimonas sp. SCSIO 12610, the following are encoded in one genomic region:
- a CDS encoding DUF885 family protein, whose product MISFNAYFKKPLISLLFSFSVSVSPSLADELETLRNQFDRYVSLTVPMDFGNFWYAMEPVGKEASDKLKIYLSRLKRYEAQGSQCRRDLLADMKYITQLALDRIELTNKVAQNKGHYSGQFAALGHGKDWYLHWLKSWLMSDISTDDLKAIAYNELRDAEIKRSRINALGLAENNKEFSGNDHAAILAAFKKRDRIVRQNLQEVIVKNFVPEQIKIVKSNLPKSFPAPGFYNGAMKQFTYHLSSDTLPEKHMDWLYLHEANPGHHYQFSYFEEHPTCDLPSVVQSTVFAEGWGAYVETLGRELGLYTDSSSFEYALDWQEMRAVRVLLDIGIHFEGWSDEQARSVWMHYIPSQQDIMDREIARIHNWPVQVITYVYGKAMILREIENLKQSNPEYQFADIHTVVLGKLR is encoded by the coding sequence ATGATTTCATTTAACGCATACTTCAAGAAACCTCTCATTAGTCTTTTATTCTCTTTTTCTGTGTCGGTGTCACCATCACTCGCTGATGAGCTGGAAACACTACGCAATCAATTTGATCGTTACGTTTCTTTAACGGTTCCGATGGATTTTGGTAACTTCTGGTATGCGATGGAGCCGGTTGGAAAAGAAGCCAGTGACAAACTGAAGATCTACCTATCCAGACTAAAACGGTATGAGGCGCAAGGTAGTCAGTGTCGTAGAGATTTGTTGGCTGATATGAAATACATTACACAGCTGGCCCTAGATCGCATTGAATTGACGAATAAAGTTGCGCAGAATAAAGGCCATTATTCAGGCCAATTTGCTGCGCTTGGACATGGAAAAGATTGGTATTTGCACTGGCTGAAAAGCTGGTTGATGTCTGATATTTCAACTGACGATTTGAAGGCGATCGCTTATAATGAACTGCGTGATGCTGAGATAAAGCGGTCCCGGATTAACGCACTTGGTCTCGCCGAAAATAACAAAGAATTCTCTGGCAATGATCACGCAGCCATACTCGCAGCTTTTAAGAAGCGCGACAGAATAGTCAGGCAAAACTTACAGGAAGTAATTGTTAAAAACTTTGTTCCCGAGCAGATTAAGATTGTTAAGTCGAATTTACCAAAAAGCTTTCCTGCTCCGGGTTTTTATAATGGAGCCATGAAACAATTTACCTATCATTTATCATCGGATACCTTACCGGAAAAACATATGGATTGGCTCTACCTCCATGAAGCCAACCCCGGACATCACTACCAGTTTTCCTATTTTGAGGAACACCCTACCTGTGATTTACCCTCAGTTGTGCAGTCTACGGTATTTGCAGAAGGATGGGGGGCGTATGTCGAAACACTGGGGCGTGAACTAGGGTTATATACCGATAGCTCTAGTTTCGAGTATGCTTTGGATTGGCAGGAAATGCGGGCTGTACGGGTTCTTTTAGACATTGGTATTCATTTTGAAGGTTGGTCGGATGAACAGGCGCGTAGTGTATGGATGCACTATATTCCTTCACAACAAGATATTATGGACCGTGAAATTGCCCGTATTCACAATTGGCCTGTTCAGGTCATTACCTATGTATATGGTAAGGCCATGATACTGAGAGAGATTGAAAATTTAAAGCAATCGAATCCCGAATATCAGTTCGCTGACATTCATACAGTTGTTTTGGGAAAACTTAGGTGA